A region of Lycium barbarum isolate Lr01 chromosome 1, ASM1917538v2, whole genome shotgun sequence DNA encodes the following proteins:
- the LOC132632295 gene encoding uncharacterized protein LOC132632295: MATNEDTGLVDVSAQTPLVDQTSRLAEEVRMLKQHMTSMYRAWMTGQPPPPPPPGFLDISPNMPTSTRALLTVPDDPSNSGPMFKTLDAHPYTLEPTLNVSNPHFEPPVNSEKLDKTVDDEEMTRKMKNLEQSIRYLQGQEGHKSVSYKDLCMIPNVHLPSGFKTPKFDKYDGHGDPVAHLKRYCNQLRGVGGKDEMLMSCFSDSLTGIASDWVADQDVTKWHIWDDMAQEFVRQFQYNIDIDLDKVSMTKVQKKSTESFREFAIRWREQAARVKPPMVESEVVDTFLQAQTEEYYQHMLPALGKSFIEVIKMGEMIEDGIKTGRIMSFADMKVNAEVTQNGSGSLSDMRENDDVAMIIPKLRRGLKGPPCSYTQPQPQVYSQTPYAQPQHYFPPQDPQYSMSPLQYFACAAQPYVQPYPYQQWCAPAPQGSYPPPPPPPQAYRPRTSSIFRPRPEYKKERQQRREASGKLPGLSVPVPEVDKDELVKGTQNLFAEHNLIENDNGPSNAYVQLSG, from the coding sequence ATGGCGACCAACGAGGACACTGGGTTGGTTGACGTTAGCGCTCAAACACCGTTGGTTGACCAAACCTCGAGGTTAGCCGAAGAAGTGAGAATGTTAAAACAACACATGACAAGCATGTATCGGGCTTGGATGACTGGTCAGCCACCACCTCCACCGCCACCTGGCTTCCTTGACATTTCCCCTAATATGCCAACCTCAACCCGAGCTCTACTCACTGTGCCTGATGATCCATCTAACAGTGGGCCCATGTTCAAAACCCTTGATGCTCACCCCTATACTCTAGAACCGACTTTAAATGTCTCTAATCCTCACTTTGAGCCTCCCGTTAACAGTGAAAAACTTGATAAGACCGTGGATGATGAGGAAATGACTAGAAAGATGAAAAACTTGGAGCAATCCATAAGATACTTGCAAGGTCAGGAAGGTCACAAGAGTGTTTCATACAAAGACTTGTGCATGATTCCTAATGTTCACTTACCCTCTGGTTTTAAGACTCCAAAGTTTGACAAGTATGATGGGCATGGTGATCCTGTGGCCCATTTGAAGAGGTATTGCAATCAGTTGAGAGGAGTTGGAGGTAAAGACGAAATGCTTATGTCCTGCTTTAGTGATAGCTTAACAGGAATAGCCTCGGATTGGGTCGCTGATCAGGACGTCACTAAGTGGCATATTTGGGATGACATGGCTCAAGAGTTTGTGCGACAATTTCAGTATAATATAGATATTGATCTAGATAAAGTGTCCATGACCAAGGTGCAGAAGAAATCTACAGAAAGTTTCAGGGAATTCGCCATTAGGTGGAGAGAGCAGGCTGCTAGAGTAAAGCCTCCAATGGTAGAAAGTGAGGTTGTAGATACTTTTCTCCAAGCCCAAACTGAAGAATACTATCAACATATGCTCCCGGCACTGGGCAAATCGTTTATTGAGGTCATTAAGATGGGGGAAATGATAGAAGATGGAATCAAAACAGGACGTATCATGAGTTTTGCTGACATGAAAGTAAATGCTGAAGTAACTCAAAATGGTTCCGGAAGCCTGAGCGACATGAGGGAAAATGATGATGTAGCCATGATTATACCAAAACTGCGACGAGGTTTGAAGGGTCCACCTTGCTCATATACCCAGCCACAACCTCAAGTCTATTCCCAAACTCCATACGCTCAACCTCAACATTACTTTCCTCCACAAGACCCTCAATATTCCATGTCACCTCTCCAGTACTTTGCCTGTGCTGCACAGCCATATGTTCAGCCATATCCTTACCAACAATGGTGTGCACCAGCTCCACAGGgttcttacccccccccccccccccccccacaagcATATCGTCCTCGTACCAGCTCCATCTTTCGACCTAGGCCGGAATACAAGAAAGAGAGGCAACAGAGAAGGGAGGCCTCTGGAAAACTTCCCGGGCTATCAGTCCCAGTTCCAGAAGTTGATAAGGATGAATTGGTTAAAGGGACCCAGAACTTGTTTGCTGAGCATAATTTGATTGAAAATGATAATGGTCCAAGTAATGCTTATGTGCAACTTAGTGGCTAA